From the Gordonia bronchialis DSM 43247 genome, one window contains:
- the rpe gene encoding ribulose-phosphate 3-epimerase — protein sequence MCDAGATPMIAPSILSADFANLAAEAAAVEGSDWLHVDVMDAHFVPNLTLGLPVVESLLKATDIPIDCHLMIENPERWAPPYAEAGAHNVTFHAEATDDPIPVARDIRAAGAKAGLSIKPGTPLEPYLEILTSFDTLLIMSVEPGFGGQKFIPDVLEKARTIRKIIDAEDLQLLVEIDGGINADTIEQAAEAGIDCFVAGSAVYGAADPGVAVAKLREQAAQARNAGTN from the coding sequence ATGTGTGACGCCGGCGCAACGCCCATGATCGCCCCTTCGATTCTGTCCGCGGACTTCGCCAACCTGGCGGCCGAGGCGGCCGCCGTCGAGGGGTCCGACTGGCTGCATGTCGACGTGATGGACGCCCACTTCGTCCCGAACCTGACACTGGGCCTGCCGGTGGTGGAAAGCCTGCTCAAGGCCACCGACATCCCCATCGACTGCCACCTGATGATCGAGAACCCCGAGCGCTGGGCACCGCCGTACGCCGAGGCGGGCGCCCACAACGTCACCTTCCACGCCGAAGCCACCGACGACCCGATCCCGGTGGCCCGCGACATCCGGGCCGCAGGTGCCAAGGCCGGCCTGTCGATCAAACCCGGCACGCCACTCGAGCCCTACCTGGAGATCCTCACGAGCTTCGACACCCTGCTCATCATGAGCGTCGAACCGGGGTTCGGCGGACAGAAGTTCATCCCCGACGTGCTCGAGAAGGCCCGGACCATTCGCAAGATCATCGACGCCGAGGACCTGCAGTTGCTGGTCGAGATCGACGGGGGCATCAACGCCGACACCATCGAGCAGGCCGCCGAGGCGGGAATCGACTGCTTCGTCGCCGGATCGGCGGTCTACGGTGCCGCGGATCCCGGTGTGGCCGTGGCGAAGCTGCGTGAGCAGGCGGCGCAGGCCCGTAACGCCGGCACGAACTGA
- the ribD gene encoding bifunctional diaminohydroxyphosphoribosylaminopyrimidine deaminase/5-amino-6-(5-phosphoribosylamino)uracil reductase RibD: protein MDIPALMRQAITESAAAQGVSTPNPPVGAVIVDRAGTIVGVGHTAPPGGPHAEIVALTQAGAAARGATAVVTLEPCNHTGRTGPCSQALIAAGVAHVCFGVADPNPTAAGGADTLRAAGVSVDAGVLADEVAAGPLQPWLHRQTTGRPFVTVKLATSIDGRVAASDGTSQWVTGPAARAHAHERRSRIDAIVVGTGTALADDPSLTARRPDGTRYPHQPTRVVVGHRDLPADANLRDDAAPLLRVATREPAEVLDALDDALWVLVEGGPTLAGAFVAAGLVDSVEAYVAPVLLGAGRNAVDVPTITTLADAVRFTTREVVGLAGGDVFVRMSR from the coding sequence GTGGACATACCCGCCCTGATGCGGCAGGCGATCACCGAATCGGCTGCGGCACAGGGGGTCAGTACCCCCAACCCACCGGTGGGCGCGGTCATCGTCGACCGTGCCGGAACGATCGTCGGTGTCGGGCACACGGCACCGCCGGGCGGCCCGCATGCCGAGATCGTCGCGCTCACCCAGGCCGGTGCGGCCGCACGCGGCGCAACCGCGGTGGTCACACTCGAGCCGTGCAACCACACCGGGCGCACCGGACCGTGTTCGCAGGCACTCATCGCGGCGGGCGTGGCGCACGTGTGTTTCGGTGTGGCCGACCCTAATCCGACGGCGGCCGGCGGAGCCGACACGTTGCGCGCGGCGGGTGTGAGCGTCGATGCCGGCGTACTCGCGGACGAGGTCGCCGCCGGCCCGCTGCAGCCGTGGCTGCACCGGCAGACGACGGGACGACCGTTCGTCACGGTGAAACTCGCGACCTCGATCGACGGCCGTGTCGCTGCGTCCGACGGCACCAGTCAGTGGGTCACCGGTCCGGCGGCACGTGCCCACGCCCATGAGCGGCGCTCCCGGATCGACGCGATCGTCGTGGGAACCGGAACGGCGCTCGCCGATGACCCGTCGCTTACCGCGCGTCGGCCCGACGGCACGCGGTACCCGCATCAACCGACCCGTGTCGTCGTGGGCCACCGCGACCTGCCCGCCGACGCCAATCTGCGTGACGACGCGGCGCCCCTGCTCCGGGTGGCAACCCGCGAACCGGCCGAGGTCCTCGACGCCCTCGACGACGCGCTGTGGGTGTTGGTCGAGGGCGGCCCGACGCTTGCCGGCGCTTTCGTCGCGGCCGGGCTGGTCGATTCGGTCGAGGCGTATGTGGCGCCGGTCCTGCTGGGTGCCGGCCGCAACGCCGTCGACGTCCCGACGATCACCACATTGGCCGATGCGGTTCGCTTCACCACCCGCGAGGTCGTCGGTCTGGCCGGTGGCGATGTCTTCGTTCGCATGTCGCGGTGA
- a CDS encoding riboflavin synthase produces MFTGIVEELGEIAAREDLPDAARITVRGPVVTSDAGYGDSIAVNGVCLTVVEKRDDSFTVDVMAETLRRSSLSGLGPGSRVNLERAMPAGGRFGGHIVQGHVDGTGEVMSVSPSEHWTVVRIAMPGQLSRYLVEKGSITVDGVSLTVAALGETDQTPWFEISLIPTTLSETNLGSAAPGTVVNLEVDVIAKYVERLHPGVANAAAETVRTTVEDK; encoded by the coding sequence GTGTTCACCGGAATCGTGGAGGAGCTCGGCGAGATCGCCGCCCGCGAAGACCTTCCCGACGCTGCCCGCATCACCGTCCGCGGGCCGGTCGTCACCTCCGACGCCGGATACGGCGATTCGATCGCCGTCAACGGTGTCTGTCTCACCGTCGTGGAGAAGCGCGACGACAGCTTCACCGTCGACGTCATGGCCGAAACACTGCGGCGCAGTTCGCTGTCCGGGCTCGGACCGGGCAGCCGCGTCAACCTCGAACGTGCCATGCCCGCCGGCGGCCGGTTCGGTGGCCACATCGTCCAGGGGCATGTGGACGGGACCGGTGAGGTGATGTCGGTGTCGCCGTCGGAACACTGGACGGTGGTCCGCATCGCGATGCCCGGGCAGCTGAGCCGCTACCTCGTCGAGAAGGGGTCGATCACCGTCGACGGTGTCTCGCTGACGGTGGCCGCCCTCGGTGAGACCGACCAGACACCCTGGTTCGAAATTTCCCTGATCCCCACCACGTTGTCCGAGACGAATCTCGGGTCCGCCGCACCCGGCACCGTGGTCAACCTCGAAGTCGACGTGATCGCCAAGTACGTCGAACGGTTGCATCCGGGGGTCGCGAACGCGGCAGCGGAGACGGTGCGTACAACGGTGGAGGACAAGTGA